A window from Vigna angularis cultivar LongXiaoDou No.4 chromosome 7, ASM1680809v1, whole genome shotgun sequence encodes these proteins:
- the LOC108336507 gene encoding uncharacterized protein LOC108336507 — MKTFNKFEVVMLFVLALLLGITPLLPSSLRPTFLYFIFNVLIVALGAEAGLLSVFSNPLEDTKQHLSVTQKPVTPPEVYEPQEEKEEAFNITGGSGASDHSERKAKVVDVLASDEKIVAVSEVDEVKNPSSMPNLLIIGGGENEQIEIANEQELFDKAEAFIGNFYKQLKMQKEIYQEAF; from the coding sequence atgaAAACATTCAACAAATTTGAAGTTGTAATGCTCTTTGTTCTTGCTCTTCTGCTTGGGATCACACCCTTGTTACCTTCTTCTCTGAGGCCAACCTTCCTTTACTTCATCTTCAACGTTCTCATCGTTGCACTAGGAGCAGAAGCTGGTCTTCTCTCAGTTTTTTCCAACCCTTTAGAAGACACAAAGCAACATCTTTCTGTCACCCAGAAACCTGTAACTCCCCCAGAAGTGTATGAACCTcaagaggaaaaggaagaagcATTCAACATAACAGGTGGAAGTGGTGCCTCAGACCACAGTGAAAGGAAGGCTAAGGTTGTTGATGTGCTTGCTTCTGATGAGAAGATTGTTGCTGTCAGTGAAGTGGATGAGGTGAAAAACCCTAGTTCAATGCCAAATCTTTTGATCATTGGAGGTGGAGAAAATGAACAGATTGAAATAGCTAATGAGCAAGAGTTGTTTGACAAAGCTGAGGCCTTCATTGGGAACTTCTACAAACAGTTAAAGATGCAGAAAGAGATCTATCAGGAAGCCTTTTAG
- the LOC108338475 gene encoding GDP-L-galactose phosphorylase 1: protein MMLKIKRVPTVVSNYQKDDVGDSSRPVGGCGRNCLKACCIPDAKLPLYAFKKVNGKDLAMHECGEPPVAFLDSLLLGEWEERMQRGLFRYDVTACETKVIPGEYGFVAQLNEGRHLKKRPTEFRVDKVLQPFDENKFNFTKVGQEEVIFQFEASDDGKIQFFPNAPVDVDNSPSFVAINVSPIEYGHVLLIPRIFECLPQRIDRESFLLALHMAVEADNPYFRLGYNSLGAFATINHLHFQAYYLALPFPIEKAPTKKIANLNGGVKISELLKYPVRGLVFEGGDTLEDLSNAVSDACICLQNSNIPFNVLITDCGKQVFLLPQCYAEKQALGEVDAELLDTQVNPAVWEISGHMVLKRKKDYDEASEGNAWRLLAEVSLSEERFQEVNDLIFEAIGCSELDDNVEGDKEVDAVSSSAHSTVVVAGSKECVVLQ from the exons ATGATGCTCAAAATCAAGAGGGTTCCTACTGTCGTTTCCAACTACCAAAAAGATGATGTTGGAGACTCTTCTCGTCCCGTCGGAGGTTGTGGTCGGAATTGCCTCAAAGCTTGCTGCATTCCAG ATGCAAAACTTCCTCTGTATGCTTTTAAGAAGGTTAATGGAAAGGATTTGGCTATGCATGAATGCGGGGAGCCTCCCGTGGCATTCCTGGACTCGCTTCTTCTTGGAGAG TGGGAAGAACGCATGCAGAGAGGACTTTTCCGCTATGATGTTACTGCCTGTGAAACCAAG GTGATTCCTGGTGAATATGGTTTCGTGGCTCAGCTTAATGAGGGTCGTCACCTCAAGAAGAGACCAACTGAATTCCGAGTTGATAAGGTTCTGCAACCATTCGatgaaaacaaattcaacttTACGAAAGTTGGGCAAGAAGAGGTCATCTTCCAATTTGAAGCTAGCGACGACGGAAAAATCCAGTTCTTCCCAAATGCTCCAGTTGATGTTGATAATTCTCCCAGTTTTGTTGCCATCAAT GTCAGTCCTATTGAGTATGGGCATGTTTTGCTGATTCCGCGCATATTTGAGTGTTTGCCCCAAAGGATTGACCGTGAGAGCTTCCTGCTTGCACTTCACATGGCAGTGGAAGCTGATAATCCATATTTTCGATTGGGTTACAACAGCTTGGGTGCTTTTGCAACTATTAACCATCTTCACTTCCAG GCTTACTATTTGGCTCTGCCCTTTCCCATTGAGAAGGCCCCCACCAAGAAAATTGCAAATTTAAATGGTGGGGTGAAGATATCTGAACTGTTGAAGTATCCTGTTAGAGGTCTTGTCTTTGAGGGTGGAGATACTCTGGAAGATTTATCAAATGCTGTTTCAGATGCTTGTATATGTCTTCAAAACAGTAATATACCGTTCAATGTTCTTATTACTGACTGTGGAAAGCAAGTCTTTCTGTTACCACAG TGTTACGCAGAGAAACAAGCTCTTGGAGAAGTGGATGCTGAGCTTCTTGACACCCAAGTTAACCCTGCTGTGTGGGAAATTAGTGGGCACATGGTTttaaagaggaagaaggattATGATGAGGCTTCTGAAGGCAATGCTTGGAGGCTTCTTGCTGAGGTATCCCTCTCCGAAGAGAGGTTCCAAGAGGTCAACGACCTTATTTTTGAAGCCATTGGCTGCAGTGAATTGGACGATAATGTTGAAGGTGACAAGGAAGTTGATGCAGTCAGCTCAAGTGCACACTCTACTGTGGTGGTAGCTGGTTCAAAAGAATGTGTTGTTCTACAGTAA
- the LOC108337556 gene encoding classical arabinogalactan protein 9, translating into MGLQVQSSALLMLVLVLFLIRIEGNPIPKEVHENGIEPTSLMENDANQITGCAGRPLMCSRGELFPRFLCCNDRCVDVTSDNDNCGVCNFRCPFNRQCCGRFCVNTLINIYNCGACGNVCPIGRLCIFGVCAFSRALPFPAPPLPLLVPPTPVLVPPTPVPLPVPPTPVPVPMSPSPTPVPMPVSPSPPPVSVSPSPVPVSPSPSPVSVSPSPVSVSPSPVPVSPSPGPVSPSASPKPVSPPPSPVTVTPSPSPVAVPVFPSLGPEIPTMD; encoded by the coding sequence ATGGGTCTGCAAGTGCAATCTTCAGCTCTCTTGATGTTGGTGTTGGTGCTGTTCTTGATCAGAATAGAGGGAAACCCAATACCAAAAGAAGTGCATGAAAATGGCATTGAGCCCACATCATTGATGGAGAATGATGCTAACCAAATCACTGGATGTGCTGGAAGACCATTGATGTGTAGCAGAGGAGAGCTTTTTCCGAGGTTTTTGTGCTGTAATGACCGTTGTGTGGATGTGACTTCAGACAACGATAACTGTGGGGTATGTAATTTTAGGTGCCCCTTCAATCGTCAATGTTGCGGCCGTTTCTGCGTAAACACATTAATCAACATTTACAACTGTGGGGCGTGTGGAAATGTATGCCCTATTGGAAGGTTATGCATATTTGGAGTATGTGCCTTTTCACGAGCACTGCCATTTCCAGCGCCACCATTACCGCTTCTAGTACCACCAACTCCAGTTCTAGTACCTCCAACACCGGTGCCATTACCGGTGCCACCAACACCGGTGCCAGTGCCAATGTCACCGTCACCGACACCGGTGCCGATGCCAGTGTCACCGTCACCACCACCAGTATCAGTGTCACCATCACCAGTGCCAGTGTCACCGTCACCATCACCAGTATCGGTGTCACCATCACCAGTATCGGTGTCACCATCACCAGTCCCAGTTTCACCATCTCCAGGACCAGTGTCACCATCAGCATCACCAAAACCAGTGtcaccaccaccatcaccagTGACGGTTACACCATCACCATCACCGGTGGCAGTGCCAGTTTTCCCATCTCTAGGGCCAGAGATACCTACAATGGATTAA
- the LOC108338095 gene encoding uncharacterized protein LOC108338095 isoform X2 — MAEKRKRPVTVPFPQLIKGLDLSKQGRGPLVTKTVAATMLVVFSSTVYTITEIKKRIKDTGIVNPTDEVLMAYRLLEAFFLGFSLFLGLVIDRQHYYIREINLLRRSLETAKKQNLSPDSSKRRAAVPDK; from the exons ATGGCAGAGAAACGGAAGAGACCCGTAACGGTTCCGTTTCCACAACTCATTAAG GGTCTAGACCTTTCGAAGCAGGGAAGGGGCCCCTTGGTTACAAAAACTGTGGCAGCAACCATGCTTGTGGTCTTCAGCTCCACCGTGTATACAATAACCGAAATTAAAAAGCGTATAAAGGATACTGGCATAGTTAATCCCACTGATGAGGTTCTCATGGCATATCGTCTCTTGGAAGCATTTTTCTTGG GATTCTCTCTATTCCTTGGATTGGTTATCGACAGGCAACATTATTATATCAGGGAGATTAATTTACTGAGGAGAAGCTTGGAAACAGCGAAAAAACAAAACCTCAGTCCTGATTCCTCAAAGAGAAGAGCAGCAGTGCCAGATAAATAG
- the LOC108338095 gene encoding uncharacterized protein LOC108338095 isoform X1, translating into MIQPLFMLLITQMALTLVLSFANPIRKLVVKGLDLSKQGRGPLVTKTVAATMLVVFSSTVYTITEIKKRIKDTGIVNPTDEVLMAYRLLEAFFLGFSLFLGLVIDRQHYYIREINLLRRSLETAKKQNLSPDSSKRRAAVPDK; encoded by the exons ATGATACAACCTTTATTCATGCTTTTGATTACCCAGATGGCATTAACCTTAGTATTATCTTTTGCAAATCCAATTCGAAAATTGGTGGTGAAGGGTCTAGACCTTTCGAAGCAGGGAAGGGGCCCCTTGGTTACAAAAACTGTGGCAGCAACCATGCTTGTGGTCTTCAGCTCCACCGTGTATACAATAACCGAAATTAAAAAGCGTATAAAGGATACTGGCATAGTTAATCCCACTGATGAGGTTCTCATGGCATATCGTCTCTTGGAAGCATTTTTCTTGG GATTCTCTCTATTCCTTGGATTGGTTATCGACAGGCAACATTATTATATCAGGGAGATTAATTTACTGAGGAGAAGCTTGGAAACAGCGAAAAAACAAAACCTCAGTCCTGATTCCTCAAAGAGAAGAGCAGCAGTGCCAGATAAATAG